A single window of Nicotiana tomentosiformis chromosome 1, ASM39032v3, whole genome shotgun sequence DNA harbors:
- the LOC104115143 gene encoding abscisic-aldehyde oxidase-like — MEETVKNGILVFAVNGQRFELPSIDPSTSLLEFLRTKTCFKSPKLGCGEGGCGACVVLLSKYDPTLKRVEDFSVSSCLTLLCSLNGCSITTSEGLGNTKDGYHSIHERFAGFHASQCGYCTPGICMSFYSALVNADKANHTDSPPGFSKLTAPEAEKAIAGNLCRCTGYRPIADACKTFAADVDIEDLGLNSFWKKEDSRDIKVSKLPPYDPSKNLTTFPQFLKSESATCLDSRRYPWYTPISVDELQSLLNSNLAENDASIKLVVGNTGTGYYKETQRHDRYIDLRHISELSIIELDHTGIQLGATVTISKLISFLKDKNKVALSSYGKLVSEKLAQLMEKIASPFVRNTASVGGNLVMSQKNGFPSDIATLFLGLGATVCIMTSQRHEKLTFVEFLARPPLDSRSVLLSLLIPFKKDGSSLETCSKYLFETYRAAARPLGNALAYVNAAFLADVSPHCNQFLINNIQLAFGAYGTKQATRAKKVEEYLTGKILNVNVLSEALKLVKQAVVPEDGTSHPDYRSSMAVGFLFEFLFRFTDVCPTISGGLLNQSTLVEEVSKSNKDGYISEEKVDTLLSSAKQVVESSKEYYPVGEPMKKSGASLQASGESVYVDDIPSPPNCLYGAFIYSTRPLAGVKGIHFGTNSLPDGVSCIITFKDIPSRGANVGSKTIFGPEPLFADDLARYAGDRIAFVVAESQRSADVAANMAVVEYDTENVDSPILTVEEAVQKSSFFQVPPFLYPKKVGDFSKGMAEADHKILSAEMRLGSQYYFYMETQTALAVPDEDNCMVVYASSQCPEYVGSVIASCLGVPEHNIRVVTRRVGGGFGGKAVRAMPVSTACALAAFKLQRPVRICVNRKTDMIMAGGRHPMKITYSVGFKSNGKITALHLDVLINAGIIEDVSPIIPSNFIGALKKYDWGALSFDIKVCKTNLTSKSAMRGPGEVQGSYIAEAIMEHVASVLSSEVDSIRKQNIHTFESLKLFYEHSAGDIGDYTLPGMMDKLATSSSFVQRSEMIEQYNQKNIWKKRGISRVPLVYESTQRPTPGKVSILSDGSIVVEVGGIEIGQGLWTKVKQMTAYGLSLIESSWGEELVEKVRVIQSDTLSLVQGGFTAGSTTSESSCEAVRLCCNVLVERLTPLKKTLQEQNGSVDWTTLIRQAQMQAINLAANSYYVPAFGSMQYLNYGAAVSEVEIDILTGETKILQSDIIYDCGQSLNPAVDMGQIEGAFVQGIGFFLLEEYLTNTDGLVVSDSTWTYKIPTIDTIPKNFNVQVLNSGHHEKRVLSSKASGEPPLLLASSVHCATRAAIKAARKQLKLWGKLDESDSEFYLNVPATLPVVKTQCGLDYVEKYLESLLHYKIGNHLSTF, encoded by the exons GCGGTTGTGGAGCTTGTGTTGTTCTTCTCTCAAAATATGATCCGACGCTTAAACGGGTTGAAGATTTTAGTGTGAGTTCATGCCTTACGCTTCTTTGCAGTTTAAATGGTTGCTCAATTACTACAAGTGAAGGCCTTGGAAACACCAAGGATGGTTACCACTCGATTCATGAACGGTTTGCGGGGTTTCATGCTTCTCAATGTGGATATTGCACTCCCGGAATTTGTATGTCCTTTTACTCGGCTCTTGTCAATGCCGATAAAGCAAACCACACGGATTCTCCACCAGGATTCTCTAAGTTGACCGCACCTGAAGCTGAAAAAGCCATAGCAGGGAACCTTTGTCGTTGTACTGGATACCGGCCCATTGCTGATGCGTGCAAGACATTTGCGGCCGATGTTGACATAGAGGATTTGGGGCTCAATTCTTTTTGGAAAAAAGAAGATTCTAGGGATATAAAAGTGAGTAAGTTACCTCCCTATGATCCAAGTAAGAATTTAACTACATTTCCTCAATTCTTGAAAAGTGAATCGGCCACATGTTTGGACTCCAGAAGGTATCCCTGGTACACTCCTATTTCTGTCGACGAGCTTCAAAGTTTGTTGAACTCCAATTTGGCTGAAAATGATGCAAGCATTAAGCTGGTTGTTGGTAACACAGGCACAGGATATTACAAGGAAACCCAGCGACATGACCGATATATTGATCTGAGACATATCTCTGAACTTTCGATCATTGAATTAGATCACACAGGAATTCAATTGGGGGCTACTGTCACTATCTCTAAACTTATATCATTCTTGAAGGATAAAAACAAAGTCGCTTTGAGTTCATATGGAAAGCTGGTTAGCGAAAAGTTGGCTCAGCTCATGGAGAAGATTGCTTCACCATTTGTTAGAAACACCGCTAGTGTTGGGGGAAATTTGGTTATGTCACAAAAGAATGGTTTTCCTTCAGATATAGCTACATTATTTCTTGGTTTGGGCGCTACTGTTTGCATAATGACCAGTCAAAGACATGAAAAACTTACGTTCGTGGAGTTCTTAGCAAGGCCGCCACTAGACTCAAGGAGTGTGCTACTTAGTCTTTTAATTCCATTTAAAAAGGATGGAAGTTCTCTTGAAACCTGTTCGAAGTATTTGTTTGAAACCTATCGAGCTGCAGCACGACCTCTTGGAAATGCATTGGCATACGTAAATGCTGCTTTCCTTGCTGATGTTTCTCCCCACTGTAATCAGTTCTTGATTAACAATATCCAGTTGGCTTTTGGTGCTTATGGAACAAAACAAGCAACAAGGGCCAAAAAAGTAGAAGAATATCTAACTGGGAAGATATTAAACGTTAATGTGTTATCCGAAGCACTTAAATTAGTCAAACAAGCAGTGGTACCCGAAGATGGAACTTCACACCCTGATTACAGGTCAAGCATGGCAGTTGGTTTTCTTTTTGAGTTTCTATTTCGGTTCACCGATGTTTGTCCCACGATATCTGGTGGTCTGTTAAACCAAAGTACTTTGGTAGAGGAAGTCTCAAAGAGTAACAAAGACGGTTATATTAGTGAAGAGAAAGTTGACACACTTCTATCATCTGCTAAGCAAGTTGTGGAATCGAGTAAAGAGTATTATCCGGTGGGTGAACCAATGAAGAAATCTGGAGCTTCCTTACAAGCTTCTG GAGAATCTGTTTACGTGGACGACATTCCATCACCACCAAACTGCCTATATGGAGCATTTATCTATAGTACAAGACCATTAGCAGGGGTAAAGGGCATCCATTTTGGGACTAATTCATTACCTGATGGAGTTAGTTGCATTATTACTTTTAAAGATATCCCGAGCAGAGGAGCAAATGTAGGATCTAAGACCATATTTGGTCCCGAACCTTTATTTGCAGATGATCTCGCCCGATATGCTGGTGACCGAATTGCTTTTGTG GTTGCTGAAAGTCAGAGGTCTGCTGATGTGGCCGCAAACATGGCCGTCGTTGAATATGACACTGAAAATGTAGATTCACCAATTTTAACTGTCGAGGAAGCAGTTCAGAAGTCCAGTTTTTTTCAAGTTCCACCATTTCTATATCCGAAAAAAGTTGGTGATTTCTCAAAAGGAATGGCTGAAGCTGACCACAAGATCCTCTCTGCTGAG ATGAGACTTGGGTCTCAGTACTACTTTTATATGGAGACACAGACTGCTCTTGCAGTTCCGGATGAAGATAACTGTATGGTTGTCTATGCATCAAGTCAGTGCCCCGAGTATGTAGGTAGTGTAATTGCTAGTTGTCTTGGTGTCCCCGAGCACAACATCCGTGTTGTTACAAGAAGGGTTGGAGGTGGCTTTGGAGGCAAGGCGGTGAGAGCGATGCCT GTCTCCACAGCCTGTGCACTTGCAGCGTTCAAGTTACAACGCCCTGTCCGAATATGCGTCAACCGAAAGACTGACATGATTATGGCAGGAGGGAGACACCCCATGAAAATAACATACAGTGTTGGATTTAAGTCAAATGGGAAAATCACTGCCTTACATCTTGATGTATTGATAAATGCTGGGATCATTGAAGATGTAAGCCCTATCATACCGTCGAACTTTATCGGGGCTCTCAAAAAGTATGATTGGGGTGCCTTATCTTTTGATATAAAGGTATGTAAGACGAACCTTACTAGCAAATCAGCTATGCGGGGCCCGGGGGAGGTACAAGGATCGTATATTGCCGAAGCTATAATGGAGCATGTAGCGAGTGTACTGTCTTCGGAGGTGGACTCAATCAGAAAACAAAATATTCATACATTTGAAagtcttaaattattttatgagCACAGTGCAGGAGATATAGGAGATTATACTTTACCAGGTATGATGGATAAGCTGGCCACATCATCAAGTTTCGTTCAAAGAAGTGAGATGATAGAACAATATAACCAGAAAAATATATGGAAGAAAAGGGGTATTTCTCGAGTGCCACTTGTTTATGAATCTACACAACGACCAACGCCCGGAAAAGTAAGCATTCTGTCGGACGGATCAATAGTTGTTGAGGTCGGAGGTATTGAAATAGGCCAAGGTCTATGGACAAAGGTGAAGCAAATGACAGCCTATGGTCTTAGTTTGATTGAAAGTAGTTGGGGTGAAGAACTTGTGGAGAAAGTACGCGTCATACAATCAGACACTCTAAGCTTAGTGCAAGGCGGGTTTACTGCTGGAAGTACTACATCTGAATCGAGCTGTGAAGCTGTTAGACTTTGCTGTAATGTATTAGTTGAAAGACTGACCCCTCTGAAGAAGACATTGCAAGAACAAAATGGTTCTGTTGATTGGACTACATTGATTCGCCAG GCACAAATGCAAGCAATTAACTTAGCAGCGAACTCTTATTATGTGCCGGCATTCGGTTCCATGCAATATTTGAACTATGGTGCTGCTGTAAGCGAG GTAGAGATAGATATCCTGACAGGAGAAACAAAAATTTTGCAGTCAGACATTATATATGACTGTGGACAAAGCTTGAACCCAGCTGTTGATATGGGACAG ATTGAAGGGGCTTTTGTACAAGGAATTGGATTTTTTTTGCTCGAAGAGTATCTTACAAACACAGACGGGTTGGTCGTTTCAGATAGTACTTGGACATACAAGATCCCAACAATTGACACAATACCGAAAAATTTCAATGTTCAAGTGCTAAACAGTGGACATCACGAGAAACGTGTTCTCTCGTCTAAAG